The following coding sequences lie in one Prevotella sp. oral taxon 299 str. F0039 genomic window:
- the xpt gene encoding xanthine phosphoribosyltransferase codes for MKQLKDRILSDGRCFPGGILKVDGFINHQMDPNLMKSIAVEFSKRFNLKGVNKILTVEASGIAPAIMMGFLLDLPVVFAKKKKPSTMSNMLSASVFSFTKQRSYDICISKEYLQKGDNVVFIDDFLAYGNAAKGIIELCEQAGATIKGMGFIIEKSFQDGGDYLRNRGIDVQSLAIVESLDNCEIKLK; via the coding sequence ATGAAACAATTAAAAGACCGAATACTTAGCGATGGACGTTGTTTCCCTGGCGGTATTCTTAAAGTAGACGGCTTTATTAACCATCAAATGGACCCTAATTTGATGAAATCCATTGCCGTGGAGTTTTCAAAACGTTTTAACTTAAAGGGAGTAAACAAAATTTTAACCGTAGAAGCATCGGGCATTGCGCCTGCAATTATGATGGGTTTCTTACTCGATTTACCTGTTGTATTTGCCAAAAAGAAAAAGCCTTCTACCATGTCGAACATGCTTTCAGCATCTGTTTTTTCTTTTACTAAACAGCGTTCATACGACATTTGCATTAGTAAAGAATATCTTCAGAAAGGTGATAACGTTGTTTTCATAGATGATTTCTTAGCCTATGGAAATGCAGCAAAAGGCATTATTGAACTTTGCGAGCAAGCTGGTGCTACCATAAAGGGCATGGGCTTTATTATAGAAAAATCATTCCAAGATGGTGGAGACTATCTTCGTAACCGAGGAATAGACGTTCAAAGTCTTGCAATAGTAGAATCTTTAGATAACTGTGAAATAAAACTCAAATAA
- a CDS encoding cation-translocating P-type ATPase: MDKKQIPVIGMSCSSCSAHVEKKLQSLKGIKTASVSLPMRSASVEYNPEIITPEDMKKEIQALGYDLILDEEKSVTEIENRAYKSLVNKTIASWVLSILSMAVSMSWISIGDKSATLQVLFIISLINILYCGRQFYIVAIKQLLHRSANMDTLIALSTFIAFSFSALVTFGASTNTFLSHLNGHVYYDASVMIITFALTGRVLEERAKKSTSTAIRSLLGLTPKVAHVVDDGKIIDVPLSTLQRGDIIEVRMGEKVPVDGVITELKTPEVFIDESMITGEPIAVSKGIKDKLLAGTMNKKGTLLFKAQQVGEKTMLANIIKMVQEAQNSKAPVQRIVDKIALIFVPIVLCLALITFLVWYFIGGPDMLANAILAAVAVLVIACPCAMGLATPTALMVGIGKAAENSILIKDATALENIKNINAIVIDKTGTLTIPNPDVDFTQSSNLSFEERESLKPHAKEAMEQLQGMDIEVHMMTGDNDEAAQYWANKAGIKHFKSKVLPQDKETLVRSLQQEGKKVAMIGDGINDSQALAAADVSIAMGKGTDIAIDIAQATLMGTDLRKIVSVITLSKKTVATIHQNLFWAFIYNLVCIPLAAGVPLLFGLHFVITPMWASALMALSSCSVVLNSLRLKSVHL, translated from the coding sequence ATGGATAAAAAGCAAATACCTGTTATAGGAATGTCTTGTTCTTCGTGCTCTGCGCATGTAGAAAAAAAGTTGCAATCATTAAAAGGGATCAAAACTGCTTCAGTTTCGTTACCAATGCGTAGTGCTTCTGTTGAATATAACCCCGAAATAATTACTCCTGAGGATATGAAAAAGGAAATTCAAGCCTTGGGATATGATTTGATTTTAGATGAAGAAAAGTCGGTAACGGAGATTGAAAATAGAGCTTATAAGTCGTTAGTAAATAAAACTATAGCTTCGTGGGTGCTGTCTATTTTGTCAATGGCAGTGTCTATGTCGTGGATTTCTATTGGAGATAAGAGTGCCACCTTGCAAGTGTTGTTCATTATCTCATTAATAAATATATTATATTGTGGAAGACAATTCTACATTGTTGCAATAAAACAGTTATTGCATAGATCTGCCAATATGGACACGCTCATTGCTTTAAGTACATTTATAGCATTCTCTTTTAGTGCTTTAGTCACCTTTGGAGCATCTACAAACACCTTCTTATCTCATTTAAATGGACATGTTTACTATGATGCTTCGGTAATGATTATCACCTTTGCACTTACTGGTAGAGTGTTAGAAGAGCGTGCCAAGAAAAGTACTTCTACTGCCATTCGTTCTCTATTAGGTTTAACTCCTAAAGTAGCACATGTGGTAGATGATGGTAAAATCATTGACGTTCCCTTGTCAACACTGCAACGAGGAGATATTATTGAGGTGCGAATGGGAGAGAAGGTACCCGTAGATGGTGTTATTACAGAGTTAAAAACACCCGAAGTGTTTATTGATGAGAGTATGATAACGGGTGAACCTATTGCTGTATCGAAAGGAATTAAAGATAAATTGCTTGCTGGAACAATGAATAAAAAAGGAACATTGTTATTTAAAGCACAACAAGTGGGCGAGAAAACAATGCTTGCAAACATTATAAAAATGGTGCAAGAGGCTCAAAACTCAAAAGCCCCTGTTCAACGAATTGTTGACAAAATTGCATTGATTTTCGTTCCTATAGTTCTTTGTTTGGCACTCATAACATTCCTTGTGTGGTACTTTATTGGTGGACCTGACATGCTAGCAAATGCCATTTTGGCAGCAGTTGCAGTGTTAGTGATTGCTTGTCCGTGTGCAATGGGACTTGCAACGCCTACCGCTTTGATGGTTGGAATAGGTAAAGCTGCAGAAAATAGTATTTTAATAAAAGATGCAACAGCCTTAGAGAATATTAAGAATATCAATGCAATAGTTATCGATAAGACGGGAACATTAACCATTCCTAATCCTGATGTCGATTTCACTCAATCTTCAAACCTCTCTTTTGAAGAAAGAGAATCGTTAAAGCCTCATGCAAAAGAAGCGATGGAGCAATTACAAGGCATGGATATTGAAGTGCACATGATGACGGGTGATAATGATGAGGCAGCGCAATATTGGGCAAATAAAGCTGGTATTAAGCATTTTAAGAGTAAAGTATTGCCTCAAGATAAAGAAACATTGGTTCGTAGTTTGCAACAAGAAGGAAAGAAGGTGGCAATGATTGGTGATGGAATAAACGACAGTCAGGCTCTTGCTGCCGCTGATGTTAGTATTGCAATGGGCAAAGGAACAGACATAGCAATAGACATAGCACAAGCAACTTTGATGGGAACAGACTTGAGAAAAATTGTTAGTGTCATAACGCTTTCAAAGAAAACGGTGGCAACAATACATCAAAATTTGTTTTGGGCATTCATTTATAACCTTGTATGTATACCACTTGCTGCGGGCGTACCCTTGCTCTTTGGTTTGCATTTCGTTATTACTCCAATGTGGGCAAGTGCGCTAATGGCATTGTCTAGTTGTAGTGTTGTACTTAATAGTTTGCGATTAAAGAGTGTACACCTTTAA
- a CDS encoding gliding motility-associated C-terminal domain-containing protein gives MIYKYKILVVFFCFCFNFICAQTAPSINPEAIIVKDNGEREHIESYQGSAPLTVEFKANSSQTLGWDAHYKWIFSEEGSNSPYLIRYEENTGYTFTKSGTHNVILYATFTKNNDTIAYAKEYWGNNVPFKISISTSKLEMPNAFSPNGDGINDIYKAKEGYRSIVSFRAIIFNRFGQKVFEWSDPSQGWDGKYRGKDVKAGVYFVLVEAQGADGYKYKIKKDINLLREYTETSGPTLP, from the coding sequence ATGATTTATAAATATAAAATACTTGTTGTTTTCTTCTGTTTTTGCTTCAACTTCATATGTGCTCAAACTGCTCCAAGTATCAATCCAGAAGCAATAATTGTTAAAGATAATGGGGAACGAGAACATATTGAATCTTATCAAGGATCTGCACCCTTAACTGTAGAGTTTAAAGCTAATAGTAGTCAAACTCTTGGTTGGGACGCGCACTATAAATGGATATTTAGTGAAGAAGGAAGTAATTCTCCTTATCTTATTAGATATGAGGAAAATACGGGTTATACATTTACTAAATCAGGAACGCACAATGTTATATTATATGCAACCTTCACAAAAAATAATGACACCATTGCATATGCTAAAGAATACTGGGGGAATAATGTTCCTTTTAAGATATCAATATCTACAAGTAAGCTTGAAATGCCTAATGCATTTTCTCCTAACGGCGACGGAATAAATGATATATATAAAGCCAAAGAAGGTTATAGAAGTATTGTTTCTTTCAGAGCGATTATATTTAATAGATTTGGACAAAAGGTGTTTGAATGGTCTGATCCCTCACAAGGTTGGGATGGGAAATATAGAGGTAAAGATGTAAAAGCAGGTGTTTACTTTGTATTAGTAGAGGCTCAAGGAGCTGATGGATATAAATATAAAATCAAGAAAGATATAAATTTACTAAGAGAGTACACTGAAACAAGTGGCCCTACACTGCCATAA
- a CDS encoding polyprenyl synthetase family protein, which translates to MFTSNELLQILNQYIDSIVFDRKPASLYEPIKYSLSMGGKRIRPMLMLLTYQLYKNDPQSILPVASALETYHNYTLLHDDLMDNALLRRGQPTVHKKWNANTAILSGDSMLVFAYKLLAECNVDKLKEVLDLFTITALEIGEGQQYDMDFELRNDVAESEYIEMIRLKTSVLLACSMKIGAILAGAPSEDANNLYRFGELIGLAFQLQDDYLDVYGDSKVFGKAIGGDIASNKKTFMLINALSRANETQRKELEMWIANTNVKDEQKKIKAVTALYNAIGIDVLAQEKINFYFKESKKYLAAVPLSDEIKKELTDYVARMMKRNY; encoded by the coding sequence ATGTTTACATCAAACGAACTTTTACAAATACTTAATCAATATATTGATAGTATTGTTTTCGACCGAAAACCAGCATCGCTTTACGAACCAATTAAATACTCGTTATCGATGGGAGGAAAGAGAATTCGTCCTATGTTGATGTTGCTTACCTATCAGTTGTATAAGAATGACCCACAAAGCATATTGCCAGTTGCATCTGCTTTGGAAACTTATCACAATTATACGCTGCTTCATGACGATTTAATGGATAACGCTCTCTTGCGTAGAGGTCAGCCAACTGTGCATAAAAAGTGGAATGCAAACACCGCAATTCTATCGGGAGATTCGATGTTGGTTTTTGCTTATAAGTTGCTTGCAGAATGTAATGTCGACAAACTTAAAGAGGTATTAGACCTGTTTACCATCACAGCTTTGGAGATTGGAGAAGGACAACAGTATGATATGGACTTCGAATTGCGTAACGATGTCGCAGAAAGCGAATATATAGAGATGATTCGTTTAAAGACAAGTGTGTTGCTTGCTTGTTCTATGAAGATTGGTGCTATTTTGGCAGGTGCGCCTTCTGAAGATGCAAACAATCTCTATCGTTTTGGTGAATTGATAGGTTTAGCGTTCCAATTGCAAGATGATTATCTTGATGTTTATGGCGATTCTAAAGTATTTGGTAAAGCTATTGGAGGTGATATAGCATCGAACAAGAAGACTTTTATGTTGATTAATGCTTTAAGCAGGGCAAATGAAACACAGCGAAAGGAGCTTGAAATGTGGATTGCCAACACCAATGTTAAAGATGAACAAAAGAAGATAAAGGCAGTAACAGCATTGTATAATGCTATAGGTATTGATGTTTTGGCGCAAGAAAAGATTAATTTCTATTTCAAAGAAAGTAAAAAATATCTTGCGGCAGTACCTTTAAGCGACGAAATAAAGAAAGAATTAACAGATTATGTGGCACGAATGATGAAGAGAAACTATTAA
- a CDS encoding nucleobase:cation symporter-2 family protein, producing the protein MTNEQTTRELIYGLNDRPPVREALFAALQHLLAIFVAIVTPPLIIASALKLDVSTTGFLVSMALFVSGISTFIQCRRIGGIGTGLLCIQGTSFSFIGPIISAGLVGGLPAIFGACMAASVVEMAISRLLKYTRKIITPLVSGIVVTLIGMSLIKVGINACGGGVQAMQDGTFGSFDNLGLAALVLVSIIIFNRSNNRYLRMSSIVIGLIFGYVAAYFMGKVHFDAVSSYGGFNLPIPFKYGVSFPISSIIALGIIYMITAIEAYGDITANSLISGEPVEGEVFMKRASGGILADGFNSMLAGVFNSFPNSIFAQNNGMIQLTGVASRYVGYYIAAFLVILGLFPAVGLIFSIMPDPVLGGATLLMFGTVASAGIRIIASQKIDRKATLVLALSFSLGLSVEMVPEILNQFPDTIKNIFASGITTGGLTAIIANAVIRIKEDTKNKEA; encoded by the coding sequence ATGACAAACGAACAAACAACCCGAGAACTCATTTACGGTCTAAATGATAGACCGCCAGTTCGTGAGGCTCTTTTTGCTGCCTTACAACACCTTCTTGCCATTTTTGTGGCAATAGTTACGCCTCCTTTAATCATTGCAAGTGCCCTCAAACTTGATGTTTCCACAACCGGATTCCTCGTTTCGATGGCACTTTTTGTTTCAGGTATTTCAACATTCATTCAATGTAGACGCATTGGTGGAATTGGAACTGGACTTCTTTGTATTCAAGGAACGAGCTTTTCATTTATAGGCCCTATCATTTCTGCGGGCTTAGTAGGTGGACTTCCTGCCATATTTGGAGCCTGCATGGCTGCCTCTGTAGTGGAAATGGCAATCAGTCGCCTATTGAAATACACTAGAAAAATCATTACCCCACTTGTTTCTGGTATCGTTGTTACACTCATTGGTATGAGTTTAATAAAAGTAGGTATCAACGCTTGTGGTGGAGGTGTGCAAGCAATGCAAGACGGAACTTTTGGTTCTTTCGACAACTTAGGTCTTGCAGCCCTCGTACTTGTATCGATTATTATCTTCAACCGCAGCAATAACCGCTATTTAAGAATGAGTTCTATCGTTATAGGACTTATCTTTGGCTATGTGGCTGCATACTTCATGGGTAAGGTTCACTTTGATGCTGTTAGCTCTTATGGTGGTTTTAACCTTCCTATTCCTTTTAAATATGGTGTTAGCTTCCCTATTTCTTCAATCATTGCATTAGGTATTATCTACATGATTACTGCTATTGAAGCTTACGGAGACATCACAGCTAACTCGCTTATTTCAGGCGAACCAGTTGAAGGAGAAGTGTTTATGAAACGTGCTTCAGGTGGTATTCTTGCAGATGGTTTCAACTCTATGCTTGCAGGTGTATTCAACTCGTTCCCTAATTCAATATTCGCTCAAAACAACGGAATGATCCAATTAACTGGAGTTGCAAGCCGTTATGTAGGTTATTACATTGCTGCTTTCCTTGTTATCTTAGGTTTGTTCCCTGCAGTAGGTCTTATCTTCTCGATAATGCCAGACCCAGTGCTTGGTGGTGCTACTCTACTTATGTTCGGAACAGTGGCTTCTGCAGGTATAAGAATTATCGCTTCGCAAAAGATTGACAGAAAGGCTACACTCGTGTTAGCACTTAGTTTCTCTCTTGGATTAAGCGTTGAGATGGTTCCAGAGATACTAAATCAATTCCCAGATACTATCAAAAATATCTTCGCTTCTGGTATTACCACTGGTGGTTTAACTGCTATCATTGCTAATGCTGTTATCAGAATAAAGGAAGATACTAAAAACAAAGAGGCTTAA
- the uvrA gene encoding excinuclease ABC subunit UvrA produces MNREDDKINVWGARVHNLKNIDVEIPRNKLTVITGLSGSGKSSLAFDTIFAEGQRRYIETFSAYARNFLGNMERPDVDKITGLSPVISIEQKTTNKNPRSTVGTTTEIYDFLRLLYARAGTAFSYISGEKMVKYTEEKILEMILTEYLNKGIYILSPLVRQRKGHYRELFESMRKKGFLNIRIDGEIEEIKRGMKVDRYKNHNIEVIIDKLQVKEKDFERIKNSIRLALKQGDGVVMIIDKETGDVRNFSKKLMDPISGISYGEPAPNIFSFNSPEGACPHCKGLGRVNEISLKKVIPNSELSIHEGAISPLGKYKNQMIFWQINSLLQKYDVNLKTPFKDIPQEAIDEILYGSLEHIRISKDIVKTSSDYFIPFDGIIKYLQTVIDSDESSTGKKWADQFLATTKCNICDGMRLKKESLFYRIADKNIAEVANLDISELKEWLDSLNQHLDKKQETIAREIIKEIRTRVSFLLDVGLDYLSLNRQSVSLSGGESQRIRLATQIGSQLVNVLYILDEPSIGLHQRDNERLIKSLKELRDIGNTVIVVEHDKDMILHSDYVIDIGPRAGRKGGEVVYQGDVSNMLKKNTITSGYLNGELNIEIPSKRRKGNGKSIVLHGASGNNLKNVDVEFPLGKLILVTGVSGSGKSTLVNETLQPILSQHFYNSLKKPMPYKSIEGLENVDKVVTVDQSPLGKTPRSNPATYTGVFSDIRALFVNLPEAKIRGYKPGRFSFNVKGGRCETCGGNGYKTIEMNFLPDVLVPCEVCHGKRYNRETLAVRYKGKSIADVLDMTINQAVEFFENVPSILHKIKTIQDVGLGYIKLGQPSTTLSGGESQRVKLATELSKKDTGKTLFILDEPTTGLHFEDIRILMEVLQKLVDKGNTVLVIEHNLDVIKLADHIIDMGPEGGRNGGYVLASGTPEEVAKNKNGFTSPFIAEELKNGKYTKE; encoded by the coding sequence ATGAATAGAGAAGACGATAAGATAAATGTGTGGGGTGCAAGAGTGCATAATCTTAAAAATATAGATGTAGAAATACCAAGAAACAAACTCACTGTCATTACAGGTTTGTCTGGGTCTGGTAAGTCTTCATTGGCATTTGACACAATATTTGCAGAAGGACAACGAAGATATATAGAGACTTTCTCTGCTTATGCGAGAAATTTCTTAGGCAATATGGAACGTCCAGATGTTGATAAAATAACAGGATTGAGTCCTGTTATCAGTATAGAACAAAAGACAACAAACAAGAACCCACGTTCAACTGTAGGAACTACAACCGAAATTTACGACTTTCTTCGCTTGCTTTATGCAAGGGCAGGAACTGCTTTTAGCTATATTTCAGGCGAAAAAATGGTAAAATATACAGAAGAAAAGATTCTGGAAATGATTCTAACTGAATATCTAAATAAAGGTATTTATATTCTATCACCACTTGTAAGACAACGTAAAGGACATTATCGTGAGCTCTTTGAGAGTATGAGAAAGAAGGGATTTCTTAATATACGAATAGATGGAGAGATTGAAGAAATAAAGCGAGGAATGAAAGTTGATCGCTATAAGAATCATAATATTGAAGTGATTATCGATAAACTTCAAGTAAAAGAGAAGGACTTTGAACGTATAAAAAACAGCATTCGGTTAGCCTTAAAACAAGGTGATGGCGTCGTGATGATTATAGATAAGGAAACAGGAGATGTGAGAAACTTCTCTAAAAAACTAATGGACCCTATCTCTGGAATATCGTATGGCGAGCCAGCTCCAAACATTTTCTCATTCAATTCACCTGAAGGTGCGTGTCCACATTGTAAAGGATTAGGACGTGTTAATGAAATTTCTTTGAAAAAAGTAATACCCAATTCAGAGCTAAGTATTCACGAAGGAGCTATTAGCCCTTTAGGGAAATACAAGAATCAGATGATATTTTGGCAAATCAATTCATTGCTTCAGAAATATGATGTCAATTTAAAAACTCCTTTTAAAGATATTCCTCAAGAAGCAATTGATGAGATATTATATGGTTCTTTGGAGCATATTAGAATTTCAAAAGATATCGTTAAGACTTCGTCTGACTACTTTATACCTTTTGATGGTATCATTAAATATCTTCAAACAGTAATAGATAGTGATGAGAGTTCTACTGGAAAGAAATGGGCAGATCAGTTCTTAGCCACCACAAAATGTAACATTTGTGATGGTATGCGTTTAAAGAAAGAATCGCTATTTTATCGCATTGCGGATAAGAATATTGCAGAAGTTGCGAACTTAGATATTTCAGAATTAAAAGAATGGCTAGATAGTTTAAATCAACATCTAGATAAAAAACAAGAAACTATCGCACGAGAAATAATTAAAGAGATAAGAACTCGTGTCTCATTTTTATTGGATGTAGGATTAGATTACCTTTCTTTAAACAGACAATCGGTATCTCTTTCGGGAGGTGAAAGTCAACGAATTCGCCTTGCGACTCAAATTGGTTCACAACTTGTTAATGTGCTTTATATTCTTGATGAACCTAGTATTGGACTTCATCAACGAGATAATGAGCGACTAATTAAATCCCTAAAAGAATTAAGAGACATCGGAAATACGGTTATAGTTGTTGAACATGATAAGGACATGATACTTCATTCTGATTATGTAATCGATATCGGTCCACGTGCAGGAAGAAAGGGAGGAGAGGTCGTTTACCAAGGAGATGTATCTAATATGCTCAAGAAAAACACCATTACTTCTGGCTATTTAAATGGCGAACTGAATATTGAGATCCCATCTAAACGCAGAAAAGGTAATGGGAAAAGTATTGTATTACATGGAGCAAGCGGTAACAATCTAAAAAATGTAGATGTAGAATTCCCATTAGGAAAGCTCATTCTTGTAACTGGTGTCTCTGGTTCTGGTAAGTCTACTCTTGTAAATGAAACCCTTCAACCCATCTTATCACAACATTTCTACAACTCTCTTAAAAAGCCAATGCCTTATAAAAGCATTGAAGGACTTGAGAATGTAGATAAGGTTGTCACTGTAGATCAATCCCCATTGGGCAAAACTCCACGCAGTAATCCTGCCACTTATACAGGCGTATTCAGTGATATTAGAGCCCTTTTTGTCAATCTTCCTGAAGCAAAGATAAGGGGTTATAAACCAGGTAGATTCTCTTTTAATGTAAAAGGAGGACGCTGTGAGACCTGTGGAGGAAATGGTTATAAAACAATAGAAATGAACTTCTTACCTGATGTACTCGTTCCTTGCGAAGTTTGTCATGGTAAACGCTACAACAGAGAAACACTTGCGGTTCGCTATAAAGGTAAAAGTATTGCCGATGTACTTGATATGACCATCAATCAAGCGGTAGAATTCTTTGAGAATGTACCAAGTATTCTACACAAAATAAAAACCATTCAAGATGTGGGATTGGGCTATATTAAATTAGGTCAACCTTCAACAACTCTTTCAGGAGGTGAAAGCCAACGTGTAAAACTTGCGACAGAACTCAGTAAGAAGGATACTGGAAAGACTTTGTTTATCCTTGATGAGCCTACAACTGGTTTGCATTTTGAAGACATTAGAATATTAATGGAAGTGCTACAAAAGCTTGTTGATAAAGGAAATACAGTACTTGTTATTGAGCATAACCTTGACGTAATCAAATTAGCAGACCACATTATTGATATGGGACCAGAGGGAGGACGCAACGGAGGCTATGTCCTTGCAAGCGGAACTCCTGAAGAAGTGGCTAAAAACAAAAACGGATTTACATCGCCTTTCATTGCAGAAGAATTAAAGAATGGCAAATATACAAAGGAATAA
- the cmk gene encoding (d)CMP kinase, whose amino-acid sequence MKKITIAIDGLSSCGKSTMAKDLAKEVGYVYVDTGAMYRSVTLYALRHSLFNCDGSIKIEELRAEMPNIHISFIINEETGRPETYLNNENVEKEIRSLEVSNHVSPIATIDFVRTTLVAQQQQMGKEKGVVMDGRDIGTVVFPDAELKIYVTASAAVRAQRRYNELQQKGMPANYDDILKNVEERDYIDSHREVSPLRKAADAIELDNSNLTIDEQKQWLMSLFYEKTKT is encoded by the coding sequence ATGAAAAAGATAACAATTGCCATCGATGGTTTGTCGTCATGTGGTAAGAGTACAATGGCTAAAGACCTTGCAAAAGAGGTGGGATATGTTTATGTTGACACTGGAGCAATGTATCGTTCGGTTACTTTATACGCTCTTCGTCATAGCCTTTTCAACTGCGATGGTTCTATCAAAATTGAGGAGTTAAGAGCAGAAATGCCCAACATCCATATTTCATTCATCATCAATGAAGAGACAGGACGCCCTGAAACCTATCTCAATAACGAGAATGTGGAAAAAGAGATACGCTCTTTAGAGGTATCAAACCATGTGAGTCCTATTGCCACTATCGACTTTGTTAGAACTACACTTGTGGCTCAACAACAGCAAATGGGCAAAGAAAAAGGCGTTGTTATGGACGGAAGAGACATTGGAACAGTGGTTTTTCCCGATGCAGAATTAAAGATTTACGTAACCGCTTCGGCCGCTGTTAGAGCGCAACGACGTTATAATGAGTTGCAACAAAAGGGCATGCCAGCTAATTATGACGACATTTTAAAGAACGTAGAGGAAAGAGATTACATTGATAGTCATCGTGAAGTGAGTCCTTTAAGAAAGGCTGCTGATGCTATAGAATTAGACAATAGTAACCTAACTATTGACGAACAAAAGCAATGGTTGATGTCGCTTTTCTACGAAAAGACCAAAACTTAA
- a CDS encoding energy transducer TonB, which yields MVNKIPNNDKRARANERVTHFLLALVLIFSCIYTVLEYSPTSNDDYDVDKEVLKKLPKESDLIPAPVPPTVPAPPKPTTKKLITDNIKLVNGHVEHTTKPPLENNTLLVGDGKAEIPDAKIDKAIVEKPVNDNEEINKQLLEELPEFPGGVIAFMKWLTKNLQYPKQAQQAKIEGKVLVSFLINTDGSVTELKIEKNIHPLLDNEAMRVMRTMPKWRPGMAKGKPCQTKISIPVVFQI from the coding sequence ATGGTCAATAAAATACCAAATAATGACAAAAGAGCAAGAGCTAATGAACGGGTAACACATTTTTTACTCGCATTAGTTCTTATATTCTCTTGTATTTATACTGTTCTTGAATATTCGCCAACAAGCAATGACGACTATGATGTAGACAAAGAGGTATTAAAAAAGCTACCTAAAGAAAGCGATTTGATACCTGCTCCAGTTCCACCAACAGTGCCTGCACCTCCTAAACCCACTACAAAAAAGTTGATAACCGATAATATTAAGTTAGTAAACGGGCATGTAGAGCACACCACCAAACCGCCTTTAGAAAACAATACCTTGTTAGTTGGAGACGGAAAGGCTGAAATTCCTGATGCAAAGATCGACAAAGCAATTGTTGAAAAGCCTGTTAATGATAATGAAGAGATTAACAAGCAGTTGTTAGAAGAATTGCCTGAGTTTCCCGGAGGCGTTATTGCTTTTATGAAATGGCTAACAAAAAACCTTCAATATCCTAAACAAGCGCAGCAAGCAAAGATAGAAGGAAAGGTGTTAGTGTCGTTTCTTATCAATACAGATGGAAGTGTAACAGAACTCAAAATAGAAAAGAATATACATCCATTGCTCGATAATGAGGCGATGAGAGTGATGCGAACAATGCCTAAATGGCGACCTGGTATGGCGAAAGGAAAACCATGTCAGACCAAAATTTCAATTCCTGTAGTTTTTCAAATCTAA
- the porQ gene encoding type IX secretion system protein PorQ, with protein sequence MSKYIITFFLIFQILNASAQESKTAYNFLRLPVSAHAAALGGENISLIEDDEALIFHNPALLSSVSNKTINVNYMNYMKGINSLSAAFNKTIKEKASVAFSAQYLNYGTLQQTDPSGNITGSFTAKDISVAGYFSYILAKDVAGGIAVKFITTNIGNYNSIAMGVDLGLNYYEPDYDWSVSIALKNLGGQLKAFDDEYETMPLDIQLGVTKRFTNTPFRASLTLFDLNHGNYKFIQHVNAGLDVILSDNIWVGAGYNFKRSNQMKLFTNDTSSAHGAGLSLGAGLILERFKLNLAYGKYHVSGSSLLINVGYSL encoded by the coding sequence ATGAGTAAATACATCATAACGTTTTTCCTTATATTTCAAATATTAAATGCTAGTGCACAAGAAAGCAAAACGGCATATAATTTCTTGCGATTGCCCGTTTCTGCTCATGCGGCAGCATTGGGCGGAGAGAATATTTCACTAATAGAAGACGACGAAGCGTTGATATTTCACAACCCTGCCCTATTGTCTTCGGTTAGTAATAAAACCATCAATGTAAACTATATGAATTACATGAAGGGCATTAATTCGTTGTCAGCAGCTTTCAATAAAACGATAAAAGAAAAGGCATCTGTGGCTTTTTCGGCTCAATATCTTAACTATGGAACGTTGCAACAGACCGATCCTTCGGGCAATATAACAGGTTCTTTCACTGCAAAAGATATTTCTGTTGCAGGTTATTTCTCATATATCTTAGCAAAAGACGTGGCTGGTGGAATCGCTGTTAAGTTCATTACCACCAACATTGGCAATTATAATTCGATTGCAATGGGTGTTGATTTGGGGTTAAACTATTATGAACCAGATTATGATTGGTCGGTTTCTATCGCCTTAAAGAATTTAGGCGGACAGCTAAAAGCTTTCGATGATGAATACGAAACGATGCCTCTAGATATACAATTAGGAGTAACTAAGCGCTTCACGAATACTCCTTTCAGAGCATCTCTAACACTTTTCGACCTCAATCATGGAAATTATAAATTCATCCAACATGTTAATGCTGGTTTAGATGTTATTCTAAGCGACAATATTTGGGTTGGAGCTGGCTACAACTTCAAGCGATCTAATCAAATGAAGCTATTCACTAACGACACAAGTTCAGCACATGGAGCAGGCTTATCGCTAGGTGCTGGTTTAATTCTAGAGCGTTTTAAGCTGAATCTTGCTTATGGAAAATACCACGTTTCGGGCTCTTCTCTATTGATAAACGTAGGATATAGCCTATAA